AACCCTGGTCAATCTCGAGTTAAGCTACTTACCTTCTGAGTTGATTAATACTCTTGAGTCTCCTCCGGTTATCATCAGCAACGACCGGCAAgttaaaaaatttctaacctATGTGAGGACCAAACCTTCCACGCGCTTGTGTGTGTGTCTTCAGTCAAAGGATGAGAATCTCAATAGGGAGGCACATGTAAACTTGAATAACCAAGCATTTGGTGCGGCCATAATGGAGGGACATACGAATGAAAATTCAGATGTGAATTCTGGTGAAACCAATTTCGACGAACAAGACATTGAGCGGGATGAAAGTGATGATGAAAAGATGTGTGACATAAAGGGAAGCAAGGGACATAATGTACGATTTGCTTTGTTGGATATTGTGAAGAAGGGTCAACATTTTAGCAATAAAATGTTACTAAATGCGACATTCGAAATCTGTGCAATGAAACATAATTTCGACTATAAAGTCGTCAGATCGGATACCAAAATTTGGTATATTCGGTGTGCAGATGAAGATTGCAGCTGGCGAGTTCGTGCAGAAGGGTTAAAGGGTTCTTCATATTTCATTATCAGAAAATATGTTGCTGAACATTCATGTGCTCCATCAGCAAGGAACAAATCTGTAAGGACAGCTTCAGCAAAAAACAATTGGTAATCTGATTATGCATAAGTACGATGGTGTGAAGGCGGGGCCAAAATGTAATGATATCATTGAGCTTATGCGTGGTGAGCATGGGATCAAGGTGTCCAAGTCTTTAGCGTGGGATGCGCGTGAGTATGCTATCAACACAATGAGAGGCATTTCCAGAAACAGGTTATGCGAAGATTCCCAAATACTTGTACATGATGAAGGAAGCTAATCCTGGGTTACATACATCTTACGAAACTGACAAGGATGGGAGATTCTGATTCCTTTTCATCTCATTTGGGCAGTGTGTCAGAGGTTTTTACAGAGCCATTCGAAAAGTTATTGTTCTCGATGGGACGTTTTTGAAGAGCAAATTCAAAGGTGTTTTACTAGTTGCTACTGCTTTGGATGGAAACTCAAATTTATATCCACTTGCATTTGGAGTTGTTGACTCAGAGAATGACCTCTCGTGGAACTGGTTTATGAGACAACTTAAAGTGGTTATTGCTGATGAGCAGAGTTTAGCTTTTTTCTTTGATAGGAATACCTCACTTGGTAAAGCTATTGCAAACGTGTACCCTCAATCTCATCATGGAATTTGCATTCACCACTTGCTGAATAATGTTGTAACTTATTACCATGGGAAAGGTTTGGTTGGTTTGGTTGCAAAGGTTTCTAAAGCTTATCGAGTTGctgatttttaaaagatttttacagaTATTTGCTCGATTAGTCCTGCGATTGGAAAATATCTAATAGAAGCTGATGTGAGAAAGTGGGCTCGCTGTCAATTTCCTGGTTTTAGGTTTGATATTAGGACCAATAATCCTGCTGAATCGATGAATTCTGCATTGTGTTCGCCAAGGGAGTTTCCGATCATTCCTCTACTGGACAACATAAGGGAAATCATGACTCGATGGTTTTTTGAACGGAGAACTCTGAGTTCTAAGAATTCAAAGCCATTGACCACATCTGTGGAAAAGAAGATTGATAGAAGGATTCAGAAGGGAAAGACGTTTGCAGTTTACCCGACTAACGATTACCAGTTTCTGGTTCGTGGAGACAAAATTGAATGTATGGTTGATTTGGTGAGACGCACATGTTCTTGTGGAAAATTCGACTTGTTAAAGATCCCATGCAGGCATGCCATAAAATTCGGTTTTAGTGTAGGCAGACAAGTTCACAGTCTGACTGACGAGAAGTACACAACCTCTTCTTGGATCTCAGTTTACGAGGAAAGCATAAATCCGATAAGTGTTCCTGGAGATGCATGGATTGTCCCAGAACATGTGGAGAAGGCAAAATTTCTTCCTCCAGAGAGTAGAAGAGCAGCAGGAAGGAGAAAGAAACGAAGATGCAAGACAGTTGAAGATAAGATTCGTTCACAAGGAAGTAAAGGTTCCACAAAAGGTTCCACAAAACGCAAATGCAGTAGGTGTGGGATTGAAGGGCACAATAGGTCGACTTGTGATAGAGCAATATAGACCTCTCGAATTTATTTGTCTTTGGATGTTTGTTTTACTTTGGATTTGAGTTTCTCTTTGTTTGATCATTGACTCAAAATATCGAATGGGATTTGAGTTTCACTTTGGATTTTAGAGTTTCTTTGTTCTATCGATGACTTAATATAGCTTTTTCTGCAAAATGATAAGAATTTTATTACTAACTTTAATCTGAGTTACAAACCCTTTCGAAAAGCCATTGAATTATGGCTACACAACCTACATCTACCCTTTCTTCTGTCTTCTTCAAACACTTTTTCAAATCATCAATCTCTTCTTCAATTAGAGCTTGTTGTGCATCAACCCTACGAAGTTCATCAAACATAGCTTCATCAACCCACTTAAACAGATGGTCTTCTTTCTTCCTCTAAATCAAGACAAAAAAACGTAAATCTATATCAGAAACAATTAACATTCATGGAATAATCTGAGTTCAAAAATGTaaatctaaatcataaacctttAACCCTATCTCGCATCTGTAAAAACGTCTATACGGGTTCTAATCTGTCTTCGAAAAGTATGTCACAATCCCTTTGCCACACCAACATCTGGATGGGATTCCATCAATTGATCTTCTTTGCGACGTCATATCGAGAATCTAAGAGGAAAGGGTAAACAACTTTAACGGAGACAGAGTACTTTGACTTCATTTCAGGTATGGGGTTTACTTAAGGTATAGATATGATcttagggtttagggtctacTTAGGGTATATATACGATCTTAGGTTAAGGGTCGTGTACTTATAGTTCAGATATGATATTAGGTTTAGGGTCTACTTAGGGTATAGATACAATCATAGGTTTAGGGTCTACTTAGAGTATAGATACTGTCCAATAACATCCAATAATATccaataaaatcataaaagagTACATAATCTAAACAAGCTCCACAACATCAGAAGTTATTGTCTTCGGAGGTGTGTACTTTGACATTCGCAACATCAGCTCGGGATTGTTTGCAGCttcccaaagatcatatgcaaTATTATGTCTGGCTTCATGAATGTTGTCGTCGTTCACCAGTGTGAAATCCAAGCCTAGAGCGTGACACTCGATGAATTTCAGTGCATAAACTCCACAGTCACTACTACTCTTGTTTATGAATGGCACTGGCACGTACACGACTTTATATTTAACGACGTTGAGATGCTTCTTTTTCTCAGCTGACTGGACAGCTTTTACAATCCGAGGGATAAAATTCGCAAAAAGCTCCACATCTTTATGGTGTTTCAATCCGGCACAATCAAAAACTTCAATCGTTCGAGTAACGAAATTAACGCACATAGAGATCCAGTGGTTACCGTGGACAAAAACAGGAACATACATACGGCTGACGTCCACATCCCACACAAGTCCCGTTCTTCCATGAGGAGGAAGTTGACCTGTCCCGTAGTCGTGTAGCAACCCTTCTACTTTAAACTTAGTCTTGTCCTTTTCAAAAGTGGCGTATGAACACTTCATTTGGTTACTGAAAACGCAGCTCATGAAAGCGACCTTGTTTGCCTTCCATCTTCCCAATGTTGTCCTCTCCCGGGATAAGAATAACATGACATcaattttctgaaaaaaatctTATTACCTTCTACACACGacctaaaagaataaaatataaagtacagAGTTATATTTTCTTACATAGTTCTCTAACCACTCTGTAGGTCCAACTATACGTGCTGACATCTCTTTTGTAAACATTGAAGGTCCAATCTGAAGTTCCCTGTGATTAATATCCCGAAGATATCAGCTACTTTGctattaaaaactttaaaaataaggGAAAAGGGAAAAACTCACATGGAAGTTAAGGACCACTCAACGAGTTTGACCCAAGATTCTTCGGGGACGAAAACCAAGGAGTAATCCTTATCTTTTACACGATCGTCAGGCAAATCTCTGTCCCGTAAAAATGGCAGTGAGGTTTCCTTGGGCTTGAATGAAGTCAGTGGGGTTTCCTTGGGATTCAATGAAGTCAGTAGGGTTAACCATTCCATTGGGTCATCAACCTTTGCTTTTTGGGATGGATCGAATCCTTTCACATATGAATCTTGTATAAGATTTCCCATTGTCTTCCATAAATAATCTTGTGTATCCATCTCTAGATCAATGTTAGACGATTGGGAGACAGATACATTATGCAAATTCCCATGAATCTCAGACATTTCTACATCGTCTAATTTTTCATCCTGTTAATAAAACaacccaaaacaaaattaatacacGACCGTGAATATCATACAATCAAAGCGGCACAAAATATTACAGACTTGTGTTTGAGAAAGGTATTCACTTAGCTAAAATATTACAACATGTTACGCAACATTACAAACGGAACTTCATTTCTTGTTTACCTTTCTTTTAGAACGAGGGCTAGGCATTGCCAAAGGTTGGGGCCTCTCGGATGCAGGGACATCGTTTCTTGAAACTATAGCTGCTGCCACTGTTTGCTTGAGCTATGCAATCTCACTGTCAAGCTTGTCATAGCGATGATCCACATGCTTCTTAACCTCTTCCTTCATTGAGTTGAAGGAGGTGTTGAACAATCCCGTAATAAAAATCTTCGTTTGATCATCGAGACCAGTGTTCTGTTCTGCCGCGCGTTGGCAAAGTAGTTGTCTCTTCCTAGACTCACAACCGGGATCCTTTGCGTTCCTCGTGACCCTTCTTTTAGCTACAGGTTCAACCTGTTCTTCTTTTTCAGATACTTCTAGTTCACCTTCCACGGCAACCTCATCTTTCCCATCTATCTGATCTTGACTAGCTTCCACAGCAACATCAACCTTCTCATGTAGCTGATCTTGAGTCCGCATATCTTCCTCAACTTGCCAAACGAATTTGCTCCAATCAAATTTTGCATTGATCAAGGAAATAATTTTGTCAACTCGttcatctttcttctcatcATCCCTTTTGAATCTCACACTAGCAACGACATCATTGTTTCCGGTATCAGATATGAATGGAAACACAACCGCTTTctgtaaatacaaaaacaaagaacatCAGTATTTATAAGTTATGAACAAGTAAATAAATTTGATGTTTATGTTCACCTTTCCAAGTGCAGTCTCTAGAGCAGTGATATCATGATAAGAAACCTTTCCATTTCCATACAGTTCTTTCCATACAGTTCTGACATCTCACACTGGTTATGCCTTCCTTGTACTTTTGACCCAGCAAAGTCCCAATGTCTGGAATCGCCTCCATAAGCCAAATCTGTAGGGCATAGGAGAATCCATCTAATACATAACTGTTCTTCTTCAACTTGAACCTTGCTTTCTTTATGGAATCCAGAAGCAGATCGTAGGCATGAAGACCCCACGGATACTTCCTCAGTTTATCAAAATCCATCACTAATTTTATGTATGCATGAGGGATATTGATCTTCTCATCCTTAGTCATCAGAAAACAAATAACACAAAGGTAGACTAGTCTGACCCTGTCCACACGCGACCAGTCCTTGCACTCCGTAAGATGCTTCAGCCTAATTGTCTTCATGTCTACTTCTCCATTTTGCTTCAGCAAAGTGTCCCAAAACCCCCTTATCATTTCTCAAAGCTTCAAAATCAGTGTCTTTGTCTGCTTCACATTTGAGACCTGTCACAGCGTAGAACTCTTGCATAGAAAACCGAAGAGGCTTTCTAGCAAAGCTAAACCATAACTCGTGACGCTTTGAAATGTCTAGCATTTTGCAGATGAAGCTGTGAATAACCTTCCCTGAGTATAGAGTTCATGCTCATTAATAGCCAAAATCGGACCAAATACAAGGTCTCTCAAAACTTCATTATACTcatcctcaagttgcttcttcagtaGCCCCAGAACTGTCAACCTACAAGTGTTGTTAATCTTATCAACATGATGCTCAGCCCCTGCTTCAGCTATGAGTTTTGGAAGCTCAATTTCCATTCCTGTTAACCACAAAAACACACGGTTACATGTCTATTCACAAAAGCACACGGTTACATTTCTCCACATCATGCGCAAAACATAATCACACAAAGGTGCAATAAGGTTAGATCATTGATGAACTTAAATCAGTTTCTTACATCGAATATATGTTCTAATCAAACCCATTTTCTATTTCTAAAGCATGTacataaacaaaatcaaaaaaataaaaattggggATCTCAAAACCCTAACCTTCAATTACAAAAGGATTAATGGTGTTTGAGGAAGGACAAAAGGAGTAGAGCTATTGGTCACAAACGCGAATGATTATCTTGTTCTGGCGCCGTTTATCGTCGCGTTTTTCGTCGGCGGAGAGAACAAGGTCAGTGCTTTTGTGAAACCGCAAGGATAACGAGCTGAGatggaagaagaaacagagaagaGTGAAAATGAAACAGAGAAGGGTTCGCCGGCGCTTAAGATTTCATGCCGGAGAGCAAGAGGCCGGGGAGAAGATGACGACCAAGATCGCCATAGGTTACGGTGTGAAGAAGAAAATGGTttagttttttctattttttacctTTGTTGTTTCTACcttatgtaaaaataatatttaaaaaaatattaattagaaTTGTTTTATCTTAAGTTTTCTAGTTAGATAATTATAGAGGGATTTTCGTATTAACACTACCTAATAGTTCTAAGGGGACAATATTctcaaaaacaattataaaggGGACAATAGTTCTGTGTTTTGGTTCCAAATTAGCAAATTTTCCTTAATATATCTTCAATTTTAGGAAAATGATTTGATAGCACAATGAGTCAGCGATCGTCGACGTGTACCCAAATTATAGGATAAGTATGACACACGTATTTAGATTTATCTGGaagttatgttttatataacattttttgtaaattatcaTAATTAGAATGTATTGATTtggtattttgttttttctacaTTTGCTTATTATTCTCCTAATATTGAAGATTTAATTTTGATAGTTTAaatggaaacttaacatttgcAGAAGCGAATCCATCAACtttggaaaaaaatcttaatataaaatttgttttctaatcttgaaatataatttcttttttttataagaatatttAAAGGTTAATACTGTTAAAATAAGCTTAGCTTTGCACTATGTTATTATGAAACAAATCCATTTGTAGGATAAtatctacatatatattttccaaatatttcctagtttgtttttttcattttcatttttattaatcattcaCTGGAACTATCAATATTTACAAGGTCTTTTTGTTTAGGGTTGTCAAGACTCTATATATACCAGACAATAGTGTGTCAAAATTCACACActcataaacaaaagaaaaatctaaaacaaatataataagaaaatgtCTGCAAAACAGATCCTCCAAAAGTTCGACAAGAACAACGACGGCAAGCTCTCACTGGAGGAGTTCCGTGAAGCGGCTCTTGCTTTCTCTAAGAACATTCCTGATGAAGAAATCACAAAGATGTTCAAGGAATTTGACGTGGATGGTGACGGTGAGCTTGACGCTGACGAGTTTACTTTGTGCATTAATAACATGTTGAAGGAAGCTTTTGATTTTTGTGATACTGATGGTGACGGAAAGGTAACAGCAAGTGAGTTCCATGCGGCCATGACTGGGCTTGGGGAGGACTTCACAGAAGAAAAATGTGCAGAGATGGTTCAAGCCGTGGATGCAGATGGTGATGGTTATGTTAGCTTTGAGGAATTTATGGCTATGATCATTGGCGAGTTTAAGAAATGAAGGATGACTGGTCTGCTTGTTTAGTAACTATGTTTGCTTATCCTTATTGATGTGTATTGTCATCGGTTCAGAGATTTCTCGACCGTGTCTtgtctttaaaaataatttcaagtGCATGCTGTTAAATACTGCACTTGCCAAATGTCATGTGGGTATTTAGCAATGATTATtgaaatctaaaataatttttgttaaacataaaatcaactgaagaaaatgtttatatacaaaGCCGAAAAATATGTTTATGTACAAAGTCTAAAAATTGCGACCTATTAGTTTGTGCTCGGTGTAATATAAGAGGATCTCCGAGATATTTATAACTGGTATAAGAACATTTTGCAAGACATTATATCAGAAACTCAAAGAGCCTTTGTTTCGGGTGAGATTGATCTCCGACAACATTTGATTTAGGCCTGGGCATAATATTcgtaacccgaaatccgaaccgaacccgaaccgaaaaacccgattCGTATCCGGtccaaaatgtaaaaaatatccgaatggatcttgtaaggtggtacaaaacatatccgaacccgaagtgttaataaccgaacccgaacgggtaacccgaaaaactgaaaaaaccgaaaaatccgaaaaaatatccgaagaaaccgatccgaatgtccaaaataatatacaatataattatatgaaacatgaatatatacttcaaatattcaattttatatttattttgatatgttatctaacaataagtatttaaaatttaaataactaccttaaatacttaattatatatttcttatgttttacttttaaattttagattttatttcagatatatccgaaccgatccgatataacccgaatccaaatgatatatgattactttatgggttctatgatgtgatacaaaaccgacccgaacccgatgtgttatatccgaacccgatccgtacttgcaaatttactagaatgaGACCTAGGAGGTGTTATAAAaaagaaccgaaatccgaaaaacccgatccgaatgccaacgggtacccgaacgcccaggcctaattTGATTGCTCGTGAAATAGTTTAAAGTCTCCGGACAAATGATATAGTATCTGATGGTTTTATGGAGGTTAAGATAGACATGTCCAAAGTCTATGACCGGATGGAATAAGATTTCTTGGAGATACTAATGGAAAAATGGGATTTGATCGTGTTTGGATTAGATGGATCATGTCTTGCCTGATCTCAATGTCACTTTCAGTCCTCATGAATGGGAACTCGCATTCATCAAAACCGAGTGTAGTATTAGACAAGGTGATCCTCTCTCTCGCCATTCTTTTTGTGTCTTGTGCGCAGAAGCTTTAGTAAGTTTCCTTAATGTCAATGAATCATCGGGTTCCCTTCATGGTATCAAGTTGGCTATCTAAGTTGGCTATCTCGGGCCTTCTGTCCACCAGCTCCGCTTTGAAGACGACATTCTCATGATGTGTATGTTGTCTCAAACGTTATAGCGAGGTTTCTGGTCAGGTCATCAATCTCCTAAAACATCCGGTAATGTTGGATGCAAAAGTGCCAAAAAATACAAAGGAAGAGATTAAACATGTCATTGGAATAAAAGCAAAGGGTAGTGAAAGCTTATACCTAGGTCCCCCATTGTGTTTTAGTGGATCAAAGAGGAAGGTACTGAGTTTTATCTGAAAAAGTTTCAGAGAAAAATCCAAGGAAGGTTTTCTAAGTCTCTATCTcagagaggtaaataaattccTTTCAAATCAGTGGATTTTGCGCTTCTAGTGTTTGTAAATTCGTGGTCTTAAGCTCCCTAAGGATGTGTGCTCCAAGCTTACTAGCGCGATGATTAAGTTTTGGTGCAACAATGTCGAAAGAGATCCCTTGAGTAGCCTGAAAAAACTATGCAAGTCCAAAGATGTGGGAAGTTTTCCATGACATCAAATTCTTCTATCAAACTTTACTTGGTAAACAAGCTTGGCGTATTTGGGACAATCTAGAATCTTTGATGGATGATGTACTTAAACACTAATACTTAGTCAACTGTTCTTTCATGGACTGGTGTTTAAGTATATGGCCGTTCCTATGTGTGGCATAGTGTCCTCCATAGTCGTGAACTCATAAAATAAGTATTGGTGTAAAGGAAGAAAATACGAAGGTCTGGTTAGATAATCGTGACACTATCCCTCACACAACACATTACTAGCATGATGCCAATGTGGACATGAATCTTTAGGTTGCTGATCTCATTGATGATCCATCTCATTCATGGAACATGGACCGTATCAGACATATCATTAGTGAGGAAGATGTCACCTTAGTTATAATA
The nucleotide sequence above comes from Brassica napus cultivar Da-Ae chromosome A6 unlocalized genomic scaffold, Da-Ae chrA06_Random_23, whole genome shotgun sequence. Encoded proteins:
- the LOC125594370 gene encoding uncharacterized protein LOC125594370 yields the protein MSEIHGNLHNVSVSQSSNIDLEMDTQDYLWKTMGNLIQDSYVKGFDPSQKAKVDDPMEWLTLLTSLNPKETPLTSFKPKETSLPFLRDRDLPDDRVKDKDYSLVFVPEESWVKLVEWSLTSMELQIGPSMFTKEMSARIVGPTEWLENYKIDVMLFLSRERTTLGRWKANKVAFMSCVFSNQMKCSYATFEKDKTKFKVEGLLHDYGTGQLPPHGRTGLVWDVDVSRMYVPVFVHGNHWISMCVNFVTRTIEVFDCAGLKHHKDVELFANFIPRIVKAVQSAEKKKHLNVVKYKVVYVPVPFINKSSSDCGVYALKFIECHALGLDFTLVNDDNIHEARHNIAYDLWEAANNPELMLRMSKYTPPKTITSDVVELV
- the LOC125594368 gene encoding uncharacterized protein LOC125594368: MDFDKLRKYPWGLHAYDLLLDSIKKARFKLKKNSYVLDGFSYALQIWLMEAIPDIGTLLGQKYKEGITSVRCQNCMERTKAVVFPFISDTGNNDVVASVRFKRDDEKKDERVDKIISLINAKFDWSKFVWQVEEDMRTQDQLHEKVDVAVEASQDQIDGKDEVAVEGELEVSEKEEQVEPVAKRRVTRNAKDPGCESRKRQLLCQRAAEQNTGLDDQTKIFITGLFNTSFNSMKEEVKKHVDHRYDKLDSEIA
- the LOC125594371 gene encoding probable calcium-binding protein CML34, with protein sequence MSAKQILQKFDKNNDGKLSLEEFREAALAFSKNIPDEEITKMFKEFDVDGDGELDADEFTLCINNMLKEAFDFCDTDGDGKVTASEFHAAMTGLGEDFTEEKCAEMVQAVDADGDGYVSFEEFMAMIIGEFKK